One Littorina saxatilis isolate snail1 linkage group LG14, US_GU_Lsax_2.0, whole genome shotgun sequence genomic region harbors:
- the LOC138946810 gene encoding putative uncharacterized protein DDB_G0282499 yields the protein MFLNRLVSQLVGEYVHNREYVHNREYAHNREYVHNTEYVHNREYVHNREYVHNREYAHNREYVHNTEYVHNTEYVHNTEYVHNREYAHNREYVHNREYVHNTEYVHNREYAHNREYVHNREYVHNTEYAHNTEYVHNREYAHNREYAHNTEYVHNREYVHNTEYVHNREYAHNREYVHNREYVHNTEYAHNTEYVHNREYVHNTEYVHNREYAHNREYVHNREYVHNTEYAHNTEYVHNTEYVHNREYVHNTEYAHNTEYVHNREYVHNREYAHNTEYVHNREYVHNTEYVHNREYAHNTEYVHNREYVHNREYVHNREYVHNTEYVHNREYVHNTEYVHNTEYVHNREYVHNTEYVHNTEYVHNREYVHNTEYVHNTEYVHNREYAHNREYVHNREYVHNTEYVHNREYVHNREYAHNREYVHNREYVHNTEYVHNREYVHNTEYVHNREYVHNREYVHNTEYVHNTEYVHNREYVHNTEYVHNTEYVHNREYAHNREYVHNREYVHNTEYVHNREYVHNTEYVHNREYVHNREYVHNTEYAHNREYVHNREYM from the exons ATGTTTCTCAACCGCCTTGTTTCGCAGTTAGTCGGAGAATACGTACACAACAGAGAATACGTACACAACAGAGAATACGCACACAACAGAGAATACGTACACAACACAGAATACGTACACAACAGAGAATACGTACACAACAGAGAATACGTACACAACAGAGAATACGCACACAACAGAGAATACGTACACAACACAGAATACGTACACAACACAGAATACGTACACAACACAGAATACGTACACAACAGAGAATACGCACACAACAGAGAATACGTACACAACAGAGAATACGTACACAACACAGAATACGTACACAACAGAGAATACGCACACAACAGAGAATACGTACACAACAGAGAATACGTACACAACACAGAATACGCACACAACACAGAATACGTACACAACAGAGAATACGCACACAACAGAGAATACGCACACAACACAGAATACGTACACAACAGAGAATACGTACACAACACAGAATACGTACACAACAGAGAATACGCACACAACAGAGAATACGTACACAACAGAGAATACGTACACAACACAGAATACGCACACAACACAGAATACGTACACAACAGAGAATACGTACACAACACAGAATACGTACACAACAGAGAATACGCACACAACAGAGAATACGTACACAACAGAGAATACGTACACAACACAGAATACGCACACAACACAGAATACGTACACAACACAGAATACGTACACAACAGAGAATACGTACACAACACAGAATACGCACACAACACAGAATACGTACACAACAGAGAATACGTACACAACAGAGAATACGCACACAACACAGAATACGTACACAACAGAGAATACGTACACAACACAGAATACGTACACAACAGAGAATACGCACACAACACAGAATACGTACACAACAGAGAATACGTACACAACAGAGAATACGTACACAACAGAGAATACGTACACAACACAGAATACGTACACAACAGAGAATACGTACACAACACAGAATACGTACACAACACAGAATACGTACACAACAGAGAATACGTACACAACACAGAATACGTACACAACACAGAATACGTACACAACAGAGAATACGTACACAACACAGAATACGTACACAACACAGAATACGTACACAACAGAGAATACGCACACAACAGAGAATACGTACACAACAGAGAATACGTACACAACACAGAATACGTACACAACAGAGAATACGTACACAACAGAGAATACGCACACAACAGAGAATACGTACACAACAGAGAATACGTACACAACACAGAATACGTACACAACAGAGAATACGTACACAACACAGAATACGTACACAACAGAGAATACGTACACAACAGAGAATACGTACACAACACAGAATACGTACACAACACAGAATACGTACACAACAGAGAATACGTACACAACACAGAATACGTACACAACACAGAATACGTACACAACAGAGAATACGCACACAACAGAGAATACGTACACAACAGAGAATACGTACACAACACAGAATACGTACACAACAGAGAATACGTACACAACACAGAATACGTACACAACAGAGAATACGTACACAACAGAGAATACGTACACAACACAGAATACGCACACAACAGAGAATACGTACACAACAGAGAATAC ATGTga
- the LOC138946636 gene encoding pancreatic secretory granule membrane major glycoprotein GP2-like has product MMSPLLILATGWMLVGAADLKKSNKFNRYDKDVVADDTVFQRPAASAIFCAILCQQQDACKGFTFEGKVCSGHRLAWRSSTTGPSANGARLFVKESPGPHYAVLDDVRRDVNNGPGKLSDHELIAGWYRFLLNGTDAVMPTQCVPFGRCGTVASYWLDLQGGELPAVGHETAARACAQWTEECCVEPVPVTVRNTGDFYLYKLGPSLGSSVYCAKRRNN; this is encoded by the exons ATGATGTCTCCTCTCCTCATTCTTGCTACCGGATGGATGCTTGTGGGTGCTGCAGACTTAAAGAAGAGTAACAAATTCAACCGCTATGATAAAGACGTGGTGGCAGACGACACTGTTTTCCAACGTCCAGCTGCCAGCGCCATCTTCTGCGCTATTCTCTGCCAGCAGCAAGATGCCTGCAAGGGCTTCACCTTTGAAGGGAAGGTTTGCAGCGGTCATCGTTTGGCGTGGAGATCAAGCACTACTGGTCCGTCTGCAAATGGTGCTCGACTCTTCGTAAAAGAGA GTCCCGGCCCACACTACGCAGTGCTAGATGACGTCAGAAGAGATGTGAACAACGGCCCTGGAAAACTAAGTGATCACGAACTGATAGCAGGCTGGTATCGCTTCCTCCTCAACGGTACTGACGCCGTCATGCCCACACAGTGTGTTCCT TTCGGGCGCTGTGGTACAGTGGCCTCGTACTGGCTGGACCTGCAGGGCGGGGAGCTGCCGGCAGTGGGACACGAGACAGCTGCACGTGCCTGTGCTcagtggactgaggaatgctgCGTGGAGCCGGTGCCCGTCACTGTCCGCAACACTGGCGACTTTTATCTGTATAAACTTGGTCCAAGCCTTGGTTCTTCTGTGTACTGTGCTAAAAGAAGGAACAACTAG